One Clavibacter zhangzhiyongii genomic region harbors:
- a CDS encoding segregation and condensation protein A → MAPSRRGTPLADPELADAAAAADPERAFRVSIGNFEGPFDLLLSLIGSHEMDITEVSLSLVTNEFIAHIRGLDGPDDLDEASSFLVVAATLLDLKLVGLLPQGELVDAEDVALLEARDLLFARLLQYRAFKQAAGWFQERLAAESGRAFRDVPLEERFRAQVPELVWTTSPADLAAIALLALAPREIPTVGLDHLHAPLVSIREQAAVVVARLRSGAPVTFRELVADAGLTGVVIARFLAVLELYRVAAIEFDQPEALGELTLTWTAESWSDDALASLGAGYDG, encoded by the coding sequence GTGGCGCCGTCGCGTAGGGGCACGCCCCTGGCGGATCCCGAGCTCGCCGACGCCGCGGCCGCCGCGGATCCGGAGCGCGCCTTCCGCGTCAGCATCGGCAACTTCGAGGGCCCGTTCGATCTGCTGCTCTCGCTCATCGGCAGCCATGAGATGGACATCACCGAGGTCAGCCTCAGCCTCGTGACGAACGAGTTCATCGCGCACATCCGCGGCCTCGACGGGCCGGACGACCTCGACGAGGCCAGCTCCTTCCTCGTGGTCGCGGCGACGCTGCTCGACCTGAAGCTCGTCGGGCTCCTGCCGCAGGGCGAGCTCGTGGACGCCGAGGACGTCGCGCTGCTCGAGGCGCGCGACCTGCTGTTCGCCCGGCTGCTGCAGTACCGCGCGTTCAAGCAGGCGGCCGGCTGGTTCCAGGAGCGCCTCGCCGCCGAGTCGGGCCGCGCCTTCCGCGACGTGCCGCTCGAGGAGCGCTTCCGCGCGCAGGTGCCCGAGCTCGTGTGGACCACCTCGCCCGCGGACCTCGCGGCCATCGCCCTGCTCGCGCTCGCGCCGCGCGAGATCCCGACGGTCGGGCTCGACCACCTGCACGCGCCGCTCGTGAGCATCCGCGAGCAGGCCGCCGTGGTCGTCGCGCGGCTGCGCAGCGGCGCGCCCGTGACGTTCCGCGAGCTCGTGGCGGACGCGGGCCTCACCGGCGTCGTGATCGCCCGCTTCCTCGCCGTGCTCGAGCTCTACCGCGTCGCCGCCATCGAGTTCGACCAGCCGGAGGCCCTCGGCGAGCTGACGCTCACGTGGACCGCCGAGAGCTGGAGCG
- a CDS encoding ParA family protein: MDVPVLGPTGRELREFADPEPLAGHGPAKIISLCNQKGGVGKTTTAINLGASLASYGRRVLAVDFDPQGALSAGLGVQTHDAVTIYDLLLGTVKDPREAIQTTGFEGLDVIPANIDLSAAEVHLVNEVAREQILASVLRKVSGDYDVILIDCQPSLGLLTVNALTASHGVLIPLECEFFALRGVALLVETIDKVKDRLNPGLALDGILATMYDSRTLHSREVLQRVVEAFDDSVLETVIGRTVKFPDASVAGKPIIQFAPEHPAALAYRKVARELIARGAVA; this comes from the coding sequence ATGGACGTCCCCGTGCTCGGACCCACCGGCCGGGAGCTGCGCGAGTTCGCCGATCCGGAGCCGCTCGCGGGCCATGGGCCCGCCAAGATCATCTCCCTCTGCAACCAGAAGGGCGGCGTCGGCAAGACGACCACCGCCATCAACCTGGGTGCGTCGCTCGCGAGCTACGGCCGCCGCGTGCTCGCCGTCGACTTCGACCCGCAGGGCGCGCTCTCCGCGGGCCTCGGCGTGCAGACGCACGACGCCGTCACCATCTACGACCTGCTGCTCGGCACCGTGAAGGACCCGCGCGAGGCGATCCAGACCACGGGCTTCGAGGGCCTCGACGTCATCCCCGCGAACATCGACCTGTCGGCCGCGGAGGTGCACCTCGTCAACGAGGTCGCGCGCGAGCAGATCCTCGCGAGCGTGCTGCGCAAGGTGAGCGGCGACTACGACGTCATCCTCATCGACTGCCAGCCGTCGCTCGGCCTCCTCACCGTCAACGCGCTCACCGCGAGCCACGGCGTGCTGATCCCGCTCGAGTGCGAGTTCTTCGCGCTCCGCGGCGTCGCGCTCCTCGTGGAGACCATCGACAAGGTCAAGGACCGGCTGAACCCGGGGCTCGCGCTCGACGGAATCCTCGCGACCATGTACGACTCGCGCACCCTGCACTCCCGCGAGGTGCTGCAGCGCGTGGTGGAGGCGTTCGACGACAGCGTGCTCGAGACCGTGATCGGCCGCACGGTCAAGTTCCCGGACGCGTCGGTGGCGGGCAAGCCCATCATCCAGTTCGCGCCCGAGCACCCGGCGGCGCTCGCGTACCGCAAGGTGGCGCGGGAGCTCATCGCGCGTGGCGCCGTCGCGTAG
- the xerD gene encoding site-specific tyrosine recombinase XerD, which translates to MTDAADGPGGAAPDAAPEVPVAIRRAVDRWLRHVEVERGLSRNTLEAYRRDLARYAAHLAEEGVRDPAGATPAHVTGFAQRVRDPAQGGLTAASLARMLSSVRSFHRFLLEEGIVDVDVSADARPPKLPSRLPKAVSVETMGRILDATDGDEPLRVRDKALLELLYATGARVSEITALTVDDVLGPDGAAAEIVRVLGKGGKQRIVPVGSFARRAVDAYLVRVRPILAARGTATPALFLGLRGHALSRQNAWLVIKAAAERAGVAKEISPHTFRHSFATHLIAGGADVRVVQELLGHSSVATTQIYTRVTVDTLRDVYTTAHPRARRA; encoded by the coding sequence GTGACCGACGCGGCCGACGGGCCCGGGGGAGCGGCGCCCGACGCCGCCCCCGAGGTCCCCGTCGCCATCCGCCGGGCCGTCGACCGCTGGCTCCGGCACGTGGAGGTGGAGCGCGGCCTCTCCCGCAACACCCTCGAGGCGTACCGGCGCGACCTCGCGCGGTACGCGGCGCACCTCGCGGAGGAGGGCGTGCGGGATCCCGCCGGCGCGACCCCCGCGCACGTCACGGGCTTCGCGCAGCGCGTCCGCGACCCCGCGCAGGGCGGCCTCACGGCGGCGTCCCTCGCGCGGATGCTGTCGAGCGTGCGCTCGTTCCACCGCTTCCTGCTGGAGGAGGGGATCGTCGACGTCGACGTGTCCGCCGACGCGCGGCCGCCCAAGCTGCCGAGCCGTCTGCCGAAGGCCGTCTCCGTCGAGACGATGGGGCGGATCCTCGACGCCACCGACGGCGACGAGCCGCTCCGGGTGCGCGACAAGGCCCTGCTCGAGCTGCTGTACGCGACGGGGGCGCGCGTCAGCGAGATCACCGCGCTCACGGTCGACGACGTGCTCGGGCCCGACGGCGCCGCGGCCGAGATCGTGCGCGTGCTCGGCAAGGGCGGCAAGCAGCGGATCGTGCCCGTCGGCTCGTTCGCCCGCCGTGCCGTGGACGCCTACCTCGTGCGGGTGCGCCCGATCCTCGCCGCGCGCGGCACCGCGACGCCCGCCCTGTTCCTGGGCTTGCGCGGCCACGCGCTCTCCCGGCAGAACGCCTGGCTCGTGATCAAGGCGGCCGCGGAGCGCGCGGGCGTCGCGAAGGAGATCTCGCCGCACACCTTCCGGCACTCGTTCGCGACGCACCTCATCGCGGGCGGCGCCGACGTGCGCGTCGTGCAGGAGCTGCTCGGCCACTCGTCGGTCGCGACCACGCAGATCTACACGCGCGTGACCGTCGACACGCTGCGCGACGTCTACACGACCGCCCACCCGCGTGCCCGCCGGGCGTGA
- a CDS encoding NUDIX domain-containing protein: MTDAVAGTPADGLHDDEVSYGITSSERVFAGKIWDVRRETFAYGDSEITREYVDHTGAVAVLAIDDEDRVLLIKQYRHPVRMREWEIPAGLLDVTGEPPLTAVQRELAEEADLEAAEWSVLAEYLTTPGGSDEAIRVYLARGLTPTAEAFARTDEEADIEKRWVDLDEVVTAVLERRIQNPSTVIAVLQAHVARSRGWATLGPADAPWLRHPKLRDGGGASAS, translated from the coding sequence GTGACCGACGCGGTGGCGGGAACCCCGGCGGACGGGCTGCACGACGACGAGGTCTCCTACGGGATCACGTCGAGCGAGAGGGTCTTCGCGGGCAAGATCTGGGACGTCCGGCGCGAGACCTTCGCGTACGGCGACTCCGAGATCACGCGGGAGTACGTCGACCACACGGGCGCCGTCGCGGTGCTCGCCATCGACGACGAGGACCGCGTGCTCCTCATCAAGCAGTACCGGCACCCCGTGCGGATGCGCGAGTGGGAGATCCCGGCCGGTCTCCTCGACGTCACCGGGGAGCCGCCGCTCACGGCCGTGCAGCGCGAGCTCGCGGAGGAGGCCGACCTCGAGGCCGCCGAGTGGAGCGTGCTCGCCGAGTACCTCACGACGCCCGGCGGCAGCGACGAGGCGATCCGCGTGTACCTCGCCCGCGGGCTCACCCCCACGGCGGAGGCGTTCGCGCGCACCGACGAGGAGGCCGACATCGAGAAGCGCTGGGTCGACCTCGACGAGGTCGTCACGGCGGTGCTCGAGCGGCGGATCCAGAACCCGTCGACCGTGATCGCCGTGCTGCAGGCGCACGTGGCCCGCTCGCGCGGCTGGGCGACGCTGGGACCCGCTGACGCGCCGTGGCTCCGGCACCCGAAGCTCCGCGACGGCGGGGGCGCGTCCGCCTCGTGA
- a CDS encoding CTP synthase — protein sequence MADIHSAADTDSSNTTSTTSTTGGRTTRHIFVTGGVVSSLGKGLTAASLGNLLTARGVRVVMQKLDPYLNVDPGTMNPFQHGEVFVTDDGAETDLDIGHYERFLDIELDQAANVTTGQIYSEVIAKERRGEYLGDTVQVIPHITDEIKRRMRLQASDEPQPDVIITEIGGTVGDIESQPFIEAARQVRHELGRNNVFFVHVSLVPYMGASGEQKTKPTQHSVAALRSIGIQPDALVLRSDRPVSDSNKKKIALMCDVDEQAVVNAVDVPSIYDIPEMLHRQGLDSYIIDHLGLPAADAVDWSGWSDLLDAVHDPKHEVTIGLVGKYIDLPDAYLSVTEALRAGGFAHSTRVKLRWVASDECETPEGAAKMLGDLDALCVPGGFGIRGIEGKLGALKFARDNGIPVLGLCLGLQCMVIEYARDEAGLAGASSTEFDPDSEFPVIATMAEQVDIIAGGDLGGTMRLGVYEAALAPGSLAAELYGAPVSHERHRHRYEVNNQYRQRIQDAGLVFSGTSPDGTLVEYVELPREVHPFYIGTQAHPELRSRPNRAHPLFAGLVRAALDRQAASTLFVEDDAEAVA from the coding sequence GTGGCGGACATTCACTCAGCAGCGGACACGGACTCGAGCAACACGACCAGCACGACCAGCACGACAGGCGGCAGGACCACCCGGCACATCTTCGTGACCGGCGGCGTCGTCTCCTCCCTCGGCAAGGGCCTCACGGCGGCCAGCCTCGGCAACCTCCTCACGGCGCGCGGCGTGCGCGTCGTCATGCAGAAGCTCGATCCCTACCTCAACGTGGATCCGGGCACCATGAACCCCTTCCAGCACGGCGAGGTCTTCGTGACCGACGACGGCGCGGAGACCGACCTCGACATCGGGCACTACGAGCGCTTCCTCGACATCGAGCTGGACCAGGCGGCCAACGTGACCACCGGCCAGATCTACTCGGAGGTCATCGCCAAGGAGCGCCGCGGCGAGTACCTGGGCGACACCGTGCAGGTCATCCCGCACATCACCGACGAGATCAAGCGCCGCATGCGCCTGCAGGCCTCGGACGAGCCGCAGCCCGACGTGATCATCACCGAGATCGGCGGCACGGTCGGCGACATCGAGAGCCAGCCCTTCATCGAGGCGGCGCGCCAGGTGCGCCACGAGCTCGGCCGGAACAACGTCTTCTTCGTGCACGTCTCGCTCGTGCCGTACATGGGCGCGTCCGGCGAGCAGAAGACCAAGCCCACGCAGCACTCGGTCGCGGCGCTGCGCTCCATCGGGATCCAGCCGGACGCGCTCGTGCTCCGCAGCGACCGGCCCGTCTCGGACTCGAACAAGAAGAAGATCGCGCTCATGTGCGACGTGGACGAGCAGGCCGTCGTGAACGCGGTCGACGTGCCGAGCATCTACGACATCCCCGAGATGCTGCACCGCCAGGGCCTCGACAGCTACATCATCGACCACCTGGGGCTCCCCGCCGCGGACGCCGTCGACTGGTCGGGCTGGAGCGACCTGCTCGACGCCGTGCACGACCCCAAGCACGAGGTCACCATCGGACTGGTCGGCAAGTACATCGACCTGCCCGACGCGTACCTGTCCGTCACCGAGGCGCTGCGCGCCGGCGGGTTCGCCCACTCGACGCGCGTGAAGCTGCGCTGGGTCGCGTCCGACGAGTGCGAGACGCCCGAGGGCGCCGCGAAGATGCTCGGCGACCTCGACGCGCTGTGCGTGCCGGGCGGCTTCGGCATCCGCGGCATCGAGGGCAAGCTCGGCGCGCTCAAGTTCGCGCGCGACAACGGGATCCCCGTGCTCGGCCTGTGCCTCGGCCTCCAGTGCATGGTCATCGAGTACGCGCGCGACGAGGCGGGCCTCGCCGGCGCCTCCTCCACCGAGTTCGACCCCGACAGCGAGTTCCCGGTCATCGCGACGATGGCCGAGCAGGTCGACATCATCGCGGGCGGCGACCTGGGCGGCACCATGCGCCTCGGCGTCTACGAGGCGGCGCTCGCGCCCGGCTCGCTCGCGGCCGAGCTGTACGGCGCGCCCGTCTCGCACGAGCGCCACCGCCACCGCTACGAGGTCAACAACCAGTACCGCCAGCGGATCCAGGACGCCGGCCTCGTGTTCTCGGGCACCTCGCCCGACGGCACGCTCGTCGAGTACGTGGAGCTGCCGCGCGAGGTGCACCCGTTCTACATCGGCACGCAGGCGCACCCGGAGCTCCGGTCGCGCCCGAACCGCGCGCACCCGCTGTTCGCCGGCCTCGTCCGCGCGGCCCTCGACCGCCAGGCGGCCAGCACGCTGTTCGTCGAGGACGACGCCGAGGCGGTCGCGTGA
- the recN gene encoding DNA repair protein RecN has translation MIEEITIRDLGVIGQATLPLGPGFTAVTGETGAGKTMVVTALGLLLGARADSGAVRQGSERAVVEGRWIIAADGPVPERVRDAGGDVDPFGDGTRGELIVTRQLSSEGRSRASVGGRGAPAALLTEIGEQLVVVHGQSDQMRLRSSTAQRQALDRFAGSALAPVLGEYQEVFRRWQAARAELDRLVAEQEARTREAEELRTAIDAIEAVAPQPGEDEELRERIDRLTNLEDLRAAASAAHELMSAEDASGEMADAASVLDTAHRRLDRVAAHDPALADVIESLDSARILVAEIAVQLSGYLAGLDADGARELESLQDRRAELAALTRVHGPTVEDALAFLDTGSARLLELDGDTDRIDLLRVEVERDEQLVGELAARVTDVRAEAGARLADAVTAELGALAMADASLEVRVSPREEPALSGADRVEILLRPHAGAEARPLGRGASGGELSRVMLAIEVVVAGDDPVPTFVFDEVDAGVGGAAAIEIGRRLARLAERAQVIVVTHLAQVAAFSTNHLRVVKGGDGQVTASSVTQLEGDARIQEMARLLSGLPDSESGLAHARELVETAASLR, from the coding sequence GTGATTGAGGAGATCACCATCCGCGACCTCGGGGTGATCGGCCAGGCGACGCTGCCGCTCGGCCCGGGCTTCACTGCCGTCACCGGCGAGACCGGCGCGGGCAAGACCATGGTCGTCACCGCCCTCGGCCTGCTGCTCGGCGCGCGCGCCGACTCCGGCGCCGTGCGGCAGGGGAGCGAGCGGGCGGTCGTCGAGGGGCGCTGGATCATCGCGGCCGACGGTCCCGTGCCCGAGCGCGTGCGCGACGCCGGCGGCGACGTCGACCCGTTCGGCGACGGCACGCGCGGCGAGCTCATCGTCACGCGGCAGCTCTCGTCCGAGGGGCGCAGCCGCGCCTCCGTCGGCGGCCGGGGCGCACCCGCGGCGCTGCTCACGGAGATCGGCGAGCAGCTCGTGGTCGTCCACGGCCAGTCCGACCAGATGCGGCTGCGGTCCTCCACCGCGCAGCGCCAGGCGCTCGACCGCTTCGCCGGATCCGCCCTCGCGCCCGTGCTCGGCGAGTACCAGGAGGTGTTCCGCCGCTGGCAGGCCGCCCGCGCGGAGCTCGACCGGCTGGTCGCGGAGCAGGAGGCGCGCACCCGCGAGGCGGAGGAGCTGCGCACCGCCATCGACGCGATCGAGGCCGTCGCGCCCCAGCCCGGCGAGGACGAGGAGCTGCGCGAGCGCATCGACCGCCTCACCAACCTGGAGGACCTGCGCGCCGCCGCGTCCGCCGCGCACGAGCTGATGTCGGCCGAGGACGCCTCGGGCGAGATGGCCGACGCCGCCTCCGTGCTCGACACCGCGCACCGCCGGCTCGACCGCGTGGCCGCGCACGACCCGGCGCTGGCCGACGTCATCGAGTCGCTCGACAGCGCGCGGATCCTGGTCGCCGAGATCGCCGTGCAGCTCTCCGGCTACCTGGCCGGGCTCGACGCCGACGGCGCCCGCGAGCTCGAGTCCCTGCAGGACCGCCGTGCGGAGCTCGCCGCGCTCACGCGCGTGCACGGGCCCACGGTGGAGGACGCGCTCGCGTTCCTCGACACGGGCAGCGCCCGCCTGTTGGAGCTCGACGGCGACACGGACCGGATCGACCTGCTGCGCGTCGAGGTGGAGCGGGACGAGCAGCTCGTCGGCGAGCTCGCCGCGCGCGTCACGGACGTCCGTGCGGAGGCCGGCGCGCGGCTGGCCGACGCCGTCACGGCCGAGCTCGGCGCCCTCGCCATGGCCGATGCATCGCTCGAGGTGCGCGTCAGCCCGCGCGAGGAGCCGGCGCTGTCCGGCGCCGACCGCGTGGAGATCCTGCTCCGGCCGCACGCCGGGGCCGAGGCCCGGCCGCTCGGGCGCGGGGCGTCCGGCGGCGAGCTGTCGCGCGTGATGCTCGCCATCGAGGTCGTGGTGGCGGGCGACGACCCCGTGCCCACGTTCGTCTTCGACGAGGTCGACGCGGGCGTCGGCGGCGCGGCCGCCATCGAGATCGGGCGGCGCCTCGCGCGGCTCGCCGAGCGCGCGCAGGTCATCGTCGTCACGCACCTCGCGCAGGTCGCCGCGTTCTCGACCAACCACCTGCGGGTCGTCAAGGGCGGCGACGGGCAGGTCACCGCGTCCAGCGTCACGCAGCTCGAGGGCGACGCGCGGATCCAGGAGATGGCGCGCCTGCTCTCCGGCCTGCCGGACAGCGAGAGCGGCCTGGCGCACGCGCGCGAGCTCGTGGAGACCGCGGCCTCGCTCCGCTGA
- a CDS encoding NAD kinase encodes MAGPARHILVVSHTGRRDSIDAALSVCAQLAEADVRIVLTAEEKADILPFAPEMSGVAVLGEDVQTADLEIVIVLGGDGTILRSAELVRGTSVPLLGVNLGHVGFLAESEREDLAATVRRVLDRDYTVEERMTLDVTLKVGPDIVYRTWALNEATVEKASRERMLEVVVEIDGRPLASYGCDGMVVSTPTGSTAYAFSAGGPIVWPSLEAMLVVPLSPHTLFARSLVVGPESTVAVEVLSRTAGSGVLWCDGRRTRDMPPGARVETRRSTIPVRLARLKQSPFTDRLVNKFELPVTGWRGPVDRD; translated from the coding sequence GTGGCTGGACCCGCGAGGCACATCCTGGTCGTGTCCCACACGGGGCGGCGCGACTCCATCGACGCGGCGCTCAGCGTGTGCGCGCAGCTGGCCGAGGCCGACGTCCGCATCGTGCTCACCGCCGAGGAGAAGGCCGACATCCTGCCCTTCGCGCCGGAGATGTCCGGCGTGGCCGTGCTCGGCGAGGACGTGCAGACGGCCGACCTCGAGATCGTCATCGTCCTCGGCGGCGACGGCACCATCCTCCGCTCGGCGGAGCTCGTGCGCGGCACCTCCGTGCCGCTGCTCGGCGTCAACCTCGGGCACGTGGGCTTCCTCGCCGAGAGCGAGCGCGAGGACCTCGCGGCCACGGTCCGCCGCGTGCTCGACCGCGACTACACGGTCGAGGAGCGCATGACGCTGGACGTCACGCTCAAGGTCGGCCCCGACATCGTCTACCGCACCTGGGCCCTCAACGAGGCGACCGTCGAGAAGGCCAGCCGCGAGCGCATGCTCGAGGTGGTGGTCGAGATCGACGGGCGCCCGCTCGCGTCCTACGGCTGCGACGGCATGGTCGTCTCGACGCCCACGGGATCCACCGCGTACGCGTTCTCGGCCGGCGGCCCCATCGTGTGGCCGAGCCTCGAGGCGATGCTCGTCGTGCCGCTCAGCCCGCACACCCTCTTCGCCCGTTCGCTCGTCGTCGGCCCGGAGTCCACCGTCGCGGTCGAGGTGCTCAGCCGCACCGCGGGATCCGGCGTCCTCTGGTGCGACGGCCGCCGCACGCGCGACATGCCGCCCGGCGCCCGCGTGGAGACCCGGCGCTCCACCATCCCCGTGCGCCTCGCGCGCCTCAAGCAGTCGCCGTTCACCGACCGCCTGGTGAACAAGTTCGAGCTGCCGGTCACCGGCTGGAGAGGCCCCGTCGACCGTGATTGA
- a CDS encoding TlyA family RNA methyltransferase, producing MADPGAASGDATSPTADADGGELRLDAALPALGLARSRTHAARLIADGLVTVDGRGVVKASFRVVPGSVVEVAGTDAYVSRGAHKLIGALDAFSGVEVAGRLALDVGASTGGFTQVLLERGARRVIALDVGHGQLDPLIREDPRVDVVEGVNVRDLTPESLAAVTPDDLGGEAPALVVGDLSFISLGLVLPAIARTAADGADIVLLIKPQFEVGRTGIREGIVHDPGLRDDAVMRVLWSAWDLGLGTAGLVSSPIVGGAGNHEYLAWFSGRAGSNPTQWRSTSNEITGA from the coding sequence GTGGCTGACCCCGGCGCGGCATCGGGGGACGCGACGTCGCCGACGGCCGACGCGGACGGCGGTGAGCTCCGGCTCGACGCCGCCCTGCCGGCTCTCGGCCTCGCGCGTTCGCGCACGCATGCCGCGCGCCTCATCGCCGACGGGCTCGTCACCGTCGACGGCCGCGGGGTGGTCAAGGCGTCGTTCCGCGTGGTGCCCGGATCCGTCGTCGAGGTGGCGGGCACCGACGCGTACGTGAGCCGCGGCGCCCACAAGCTGATCGGCGCGCTCGACGCGTTCTCCGGGGTCGAGGTGGCCGGGCGGCTCGCGCTCGACGTGGGCGCGTCCACCGGCGGGTTCACGCAGGTGCTGCTCGAGCGCGGCGCGCGGCGGGTGATCGCGCTCGACGTGGGGCACGGCCAGCTCGATCCGCTGATCCGCGAGGATCCGCGCGTCGACGTGGTCGAGGGCGTCAACGTGCGCGACCTCACGCCGGAGTCGCTCGCCGCGGTGACGCCCGACGACCTCGGGGGAGAGGCGCCCGCGCTCGTCGTCGGGGACCTCTCCTTCATCTCGCTGGGGCTCGTCCTGCCGGCGATCGCGCGGACGGCCGCGGACGGCGCCGACATCGTCCTCCTGATCAAGCCGCAGTTCGAGGTCGGGCGCACGGGGATCCGCGAGGGCATCGTGCACGACCCCGGGCTCCGCGACGACGCGGTGATGCGCGTGCTCTGGTCGGCGTGGGACCTGGGGCTCGGCACCGCCGGCCTCGTCTCCTCCCCGATCGTCGGCGGCGCCGGGAACCACGAGTACCTCGCCTGGTTCAGCGGTCGTGCGGGGAGCAATCCGACACAATGGAGATCGACGTCGAACGAGATCACAGGAGCGTGA
- a CDS encoding HAD-IIA family hydrolase yields MFARAAKGKAPLDGVDVILADLDGVVYAGPDSIPHAVDALNRAAGDGIRLGYITNNASRTDASVAAHLSSLGLTVAPEDVVTSPQAALRLLADRVPAGSTVLVVGGEGLVHELEKAGYVVTRSTEDRPAAVVQGFAPEVGWTQLAEAAFALADPDVVWVATNTDWTIPVARGIAPGNGTLVSAVHTAVGRLPVVAGKPETPIFDVARERFGAERPVFLGDRLDTDILGATRAGMASVHVLTGIDRAKQLLAAEEGQRPTFILEHLGQLHEPYPETRFSGEGTVATVGKASVRIAGDRVEVVKDGGSTIDTLRAACAVIWNSGRPIYGLDVQESLYVAAGAGRA; encoded by the coding sequence ATGTTCGCTAGGGCCGCGAAGGGCAAGGCGCCGCTCGACGGCGTCGACGTGATCCTCGCCGACCTGGACGGCGTCGTCTACGCCGGACCGGACAGCATCCCGCACGCCGTCGACGCGCTGAACCGCGCCGCGGGTGACGGCATCCGACTGGGCTACATCACCAACAACGCCTCCCGCACGGACGCGTCCGTCGCGGCGCACCTCAGCTCGCTCGGGCTGACGGTCGCGCCCGAGGACGTCGTGACGTCCCCGCAGGCGGCGCTCCGGCTGCTGGCCGACCGGGTACCGGCGGGATCTACCGTCCTCGTCGTCGGCGGCGAGGGCCTCGTGCACGAGCTCGAGAAGGCCGGCTACGTCGTCACGCGCTCGACGGAGGACCGCCCCGCCGCCGTCGTTCAGGGGTTCGCGCCCGAGGTGGGCTGGACCCAGCTCGCGGAGGCCGCCTTCGCGCTGGCCGACCCGGACGTGGTGTGGGTCGCGACCAACACCGACTGGACCATCCCGGTGGCGCGCGGCATCGCGCCCGGCAACGGCACGCTCGTCTCCGCCGTGCACACGGCCGTCGGGCGCCTGCCCGTGGTGGCCGGCAAGCCCGAGACGCCCATCTTCGACGTGGCGCGCGAGCGCTTCGGCGCTGAGCGGCCCGTGTTCCTCGGCGACCGGCTCGACACGGACATCCTCGGCGCCACGCGCGCGGGCATGGCGTCCGTGCACGTCCTCACCGGGATCGACCGGGCGAAGCAGCTGCTCGCAGCGGAGGAGGGCCAGCGGCCGACCTTCATCCTCGAGCACCTGGGCCAGCTGCACGAGCCGTACCCGGAGACCCGCTTCTCGGGCGAGGGCACGGTGGCGACCGTCGGCAAGGCGTCGGTGCGGATCGCGGGCGACCGCGTCGAGGTCGTCAAGGACGGCGGATCCACGATCGACACGCTGCGCGCCGCCTGCGCCGTGATCTGGAACTCGGGGCGTCCCATCTACGGGCTGGACGTGCAGGAGTCGCTGTACGTGGCCGCCGGCGCGGGCCGGGCGTAG